From Paenibacillus sp. GP183, one genomic window encodes:
- a CDS encoding IS630 family transposase (programmed frameshift), whose protein sequence is MTMEAVKLQEVEKRLKQEKNRRMFERYQTVRLHLLGHDKQQIATIIGRSERTVRTYLQQYHESGLDGLQMNFSPGRRERITKEQQVKLKKTIIESLPHEVGFTAKFNWTLQLIGEYIKREFGESYSIRGVSKLMHRLDMSYTKPTYTLAAADEEKQKEFVETTFPRLKKLENGEIDHLLFEDEAMIRDYQALQRTWFAKGKQRIIKTTGKHRGVKLFSTVDYGTGQIVWQEDEEYTAEKFLVFLHRVVDAYPKGKITMVLDNARAHHAKLLEPFFKEQQGRLKLVFLPPYSPELNIVEGLWKWLKSDVINNVFYHTVVEIRGNVHSFMEQIMKDPLNIIDRLCIRMESGELPENQ, encoded by the exons ATGACGATGGAAGCAGTTAAGTTACAGGAAGTTGAGAAACGGTTAAAACAAGAAAAGAACCGTCGAATGTTCGAGCGATACCAGACAGTTCGCTTACATTTACTGGGGCATGACAAGCAGCAAATTGCCACAATCATCGGGAGGTCGGAGCGTACGGTAAGAACGTATTTACAGCAATATCACGAATCCGGTTTAGATGGATTACAGATGAATTTCTCCCCTGGTCGCCGTGAGCGAATTACTAAAGAGCAGCAAGTGAAGCTTAAGAAGACAATCATAGAATCACTTCCTCATGAGGTTGGATTTACGGCAAAATTCAACTGGACGCTTCAACTGATCGGCGAGTATATCAAACGTGAGTTTGGCGAAAGTTACTCCATCCGGGGTGTGTCCAAGTTGATGCACCGTCTTGATATGAGCTATACCAAACCAACCTATACCTTAGCGGCAGCTGACGAAGAGAAGCAAAAAGAGTTTGTCGAAACAACCTTCCCAAGGTTAAAAAAATTA GAGAATGGCGAAATTGATCATTTATTGTTTGAAGATGAAGCCATGATCCGTGATTATCAAGCTCTTCAACGCACCTGGTTTGCTAAAGGCAAACAGCGAATCATAAAAACCACAGGCAAACATCGAGGCGTAAAGCTGTTTTCTACAGTTGATTACGGCACAGGCCAAATCGTATGGCAGGAAGATGAGGAATATACAGCTGAAAAGTTTCTGGTGTTTCTGCATCGAGTCGTTGATGCTTACCCCAAAGGCAAAATAACAATGGTATTGGACAATGCTCGAGCTCACCACGCAAAATTGCTTGAACCATTTTTTAAGGAGCAGCAAGGTCGGCTTAAACTTGTTTTTCTTCCTCCGTACAGCCCAGAACTTAATATCGTCGAGGGATTATGGAAATGGTTAAAGTCGGATGTGATTAATAATGTCTTCTATCACACCGTCGTCGAAATACGAGGAAACGTACATTCCTTCATGGAACAAATCATGAAAGATCCCTTAAACATCATCGATCGTCTATGCATTAGGATGGAATCAGGGGAGCTACCGGAAAACCAATAG